The following nucleotide sequence is from Thermoanaerobaculia bacterium.
TCGAACTGGCGGCGGAAGGGCTCGATTCCCTGCTCGTCGCTGTGCGCGACCGCGGTCGCGACCGTCACGTCGGAAAACCCCGCATTCGAAAGGATCTTCCAGAGCCGCCGGCCGATGCGGCGGTTCCCACCCGCCCGCGCCTGGACCGCGGCCATCGTCTTTTCGAGCTCGGCGAACCCGGGGATCGGCGGATCGAAGATCGCGAGCAGGTCGTCGTCGGCGTCGATCACGGCGAACGAGCCGCCCGGCCTCACGATCCGGAACGCCTCGGCCGCCGCGGAGGCGGGGTCGGGGAGGTGCTGGAAGAGGAGCCGCGCGACGCCGAAGTCGAATCGGTCGGCGGGAAGGCCGGTCGCGTCCGCGGAGCCGTGGACGAACGTCACGCGATCCAGACCCCTGCCGGCGAGATGAGCCCGGGCATCGGCGAACAGCGATGCGTCACGATCGACGCAGGTGATTCGAGCGGCGGGCCAGCGATCGAGGATCTGGCCCGTGTAGAAGCCCGGGCCGCTCCCGAGCTCGACGACCTCCTGGCCGTCGGAGAGTCCGGCGCTTTCGAGCGCCCGCGACTCGCTCTTCCAGGCGAGGGCCGCCTGGAGGCGCAGCCGATCGACTTCGGAGGAGCGGTCGCGGTTGGCCCGCGCGACGTCGTAGGAGCCGGGCCCGGTCATCGCGGAGCATTCTACGAAAAGGGGAGCGCAAACGTCGCAAAGGGATTGCCGACGAGCGCCGTGATTTTCCTGGATCAGGCGCCGCGATGGCTCTCGGCGTAGCGTGGGTGCGTTCTCGAGAAGGAGTGAGTCTCATGAAATCCATGCTTCGAGGCGCCGTTTCCGGCGTGATCATGGTCCTCGTCCTGGCGTCGTCGGCCGCGGCCCAGGCCCGATTCCGCCGGGCGTCCGGCGGCGAACCCGGGGTGCTGATCGGTCCGAACGCCGCGGTGGCGTCGGGCGTTCCCCGCAACATGCCCCTGATCGGGCGTCTCCTCGGCGCCGACGACATCCTGTTCCGCACGTCCGTCGACATCCAGAACAACACCGACGCCGCGACGCTCGTGACGTTCTGGATCCACGGGAGAAATCTCCACACCGGCGAGACGATCTCGGCCTACGGCAACATCACCAACGACGACACCGACGAGTTGATGAAGGGAATGACGAACTTTCACACCGACGACATCGTCGCCGACCTCGTCGATCAGCAATTCCTCCCCGCCTCGCTCCTCACGGACGGATTCCTCGGCTCGGGATTCGTCGTCTTCCAGGGGTTCGGAACGGGTCAGGGAGCGATGCAGGCCCGCTTCTACAGCGAGGTCGGATCGGCCGGCGGAACGATGGCCGGGGGGACGATCGGCGTGTCCCTGAACAGCAACGACATCGGACGCAACGAGCCCCGCACGCTCTACGGGGTGTTTCGGGACAGCCGCGGATTGTCGGGCACGCCCCAGCTCTACTCCAACATGTTCCTGAACAACGTCGGCTACGTCAACGACCAGAGCCAGCTCGTCGGCGACACGATCGACGTCCGGCTGACCGCCTACTCGACGACGACGTGCCAGGAGACCGGAGTCGTCCGTACCGTCCAGCTCGCGCCGTTCCAGACCGTCGGGGTTTCCGACGTCGTCAAGTACATGGGAGTCAACCCGCCGACGGAGGACGACACGATCATCGTCAAGGCGGAAGTCGTGAACGGGCTCTCGGCCATCCAGGGCATCGGGGCGATCATCGACCAGACCACCAAGGACCCCTCGGGATTCGAGATGCACGAGGCTCGTCCCGTGCAGACGCCGGTTCCGACCGTGGACGGGACGTGGAACCTGACGTTCACGATCACGGCGAGCTCCGGATCGGGTGTACCGCCCAAGAACACGCATGCCCCGGGCCGGATGACCCTGGTGACCTCCGGCTCGAACGCGTCGGGCACCCTCTACGGAACCTACAACTACGGTTCCGAGCAGGTCGAGTGGGGGATGCAGATCGCGGGCACGGTCGACAGCCAGGGGGTGGTCGCCTTCTCGATCACGCAGATCACCGCCTGCTCGGGGCCGATGACGGGCACGGGATCGATGACCCTCGCGGCGGACGGAAATCATCTCAACGGGAGCTACACCGGGCACGACAACTGCGGCCACTCGGTTTCCGCTGACATCGCGGGCGGCCGCGTCTTCTGACCCCAGCTCGCCGCGGCATTCCGATCGGGCGCCGAAAGGCGCCCGATCTGCTTCAGGCGGCCGGTTTTCCCGTTGTGTTCGGCCGCCCGGCCGGCCTCCGCAACCTCAGCGCGGCGAAGATCACGGCGAGCGAGGGGATCCAGAGCCAGGCGATCTCGCTGTTCGTCACGCGAATCCCGCCCGGATCGAGCCAGGGATTTCCGGTCGGCGGCGTGACCCGGATCGGGCGGAACAAGGAGTGATATCGGGTCGCCGAGAACGGCGCGAGGACGGCGACGCCGACGCCGCTCGCCATCGACGCGTCGAGGAATCCGTGCGAAAGCCCGGCGAGCAGGAGGGCCGCGCCGGCGCGCGCGCGGAAGTCCGGCGGGTCGTTGCGGAACAGGA
It contains:
- a CDS encoding metal-dependent hydrolase yields the protein MRCSRPGTTSPPKRCRSSEAGSRRGSRAPRRRTELLAAVLSHALTATAIAAVLRPTKRPPARYWVAAAAIAVVPDVDISFVWMGARYRGMFGHRGITHSVAFAVAASAALLFFLFRNDPPDFRARAGAALLLAGLSHGFLDASMASGVGVAVLAPFSATRYHSLFRPIRVTPPTGNPWLDPGGIRVTNSEIAWLWIPSLAVIFAALRLRRPAGRPNTTGKPAA
- a CDS encoding methyltransferase domain-containing protein, whose translation is MTGPGSYDVARANRDRSSEVDRLRLQAALAWKSESRALESAGLSDGQEVVELGSGPGFYTGQILDRWPAARITCVDRDASLFADARAHLAGRGLDRVTFVHGSADATGLPADRFDFGVARLLFQHLPDPASAAAEAFRIVRPGGSFAVIDADDDLLAIFDPPIPGFAELEKTMAAVQARAGGNRRIGRRLWKILSNAGFSDVTVATAVAHSDEQGIEPFRRQFDIGMLTPLVRAGAMTEEMLKGLEAAAAAYWQNPDVFVMLNYFVVSGRKPSA